A window of Actinomycetota bacterium contains these coding sequences:
- the glgX gene encoding glycogen debranching protein GlgX, protein MRVWPGAPSPLGATWDGRGVNFAIFSEHATAVWLCLIEGGVPYRESERIALTEHTNSVWHGYLPDVRPGQLYGYRVDGPFNPDHGHWFNPAKFLIDPYAKALAGRVKWHDSLFSGPSDYSDQPSDQRDSLGPVPPCVVVDSAFTWGDDRPLNTPWNRTVIYECHVRGMTLRHPGVPLRHRGTYLGMASDAIVDHLKTLGVTAVELLPVHQFVDEHHLITRGLRQYWGYNPIAYFAPEVRYASGGLGEQISEFRTMVKTLHAAGIEVLIDVVYNHTGEGNDGGPMLSLRGIDNRNYYHLMPDSPRHYLDFTGTGNSVKLMHPRSLQLVVDSLRYWVTEMHVDGFRFDLATVMGRDHMSYDRLAPFFKILHQDPVLSKTKLIAEPWDLGTGGYQVANFPQGWSEWNDQYRNCIRRFWRGDNGQVPELASRLAGSSDMYEYSGRGTEASVNFITAHDGFTLHDLVSYAEKHNLANGEDNRDGTNDNHSNNWGEEGPTNSPKVLEVRERMKRNFLATLVFSQGVRMMLAGDEMGRSQQGNNNAYCQDNEISWVKWDLSPAERDLLEFTRRLLEIYRANPVLRRRRFFSMTRPAGELEKDLTWLRPDAAEMTTDDWRNSHNHVLGMLIPAHASDEVDDHGRPAPGETLLLLLNGGNRSQHFALPEMSQEGTWLELLNTAKPGSQLKRRSGLNLTAHSLILLVHRTP, encoded by the coding sequence ATGCGCGTCTGGCCGGGAGCGCCCAGCCCGCTCGGTGCGACGTGGGACGGGCGGGGCGTCAACTTCGCAATCTTCTCCGAGCACGCCACCGCGGTGTGGCTCTGCCTGATCGAGGGCGGGGTGCCCTACCGGGAGTCGGAGCGCATCGCCCTCACCGAGCACACCAACTCCGTCTGGCACGGCTACCTGCCGGACGTCCGGCCGGGGCAGCTCTACGGCTACCGGGTCGACGGGCCCTTCAACCCGGACCACGGTCACTGGTTCAACCCGGCGAAATTTCTCATCGACCCCTACGCCAAGGCCCTGGCCGGCCGCGTGAAGTGGCACGATTCGCTGTTTTCCGGCCCGTCCGACTATTCGGATCAGCCTTCCGACCAGCGGGACAGCCTGGGCCCGGTGCCGCCCTGCGTCGTCGTCGACAGCGCGTTCACCTGGGGCGACGACCGGCCTCTCAACACCCCGTGGAACCGGACGGTCATCTACGAGTGCCACGTACGGGGAATGACCCTGCGCCACCCCGGCGTGCCCCTGAGGCACCGGGGCACCTACCTGGGCATGGCGTCCGACGCGATAGTCGACCATCTGAAGACACTAGGTGTGACCGCGGTCGAACTGCTGCCGGTTCACCAGTTCGTCGACGAGCATCACCTGATCACCCGGGGACTGCGCCAGTACTGGGGCTACAACCCGATCGCCTACTTCGCCCCGGAGGTCCGGTACGCGTCCGGAGGGCTGGGGGAGCAGATCTCCGAGTTCCGCACGATGGTCAAGACCCTGCACGCCGCCGGCATCGAGGTGCTGATCGACGTGGTCTACAACCACACCGGGGAGGGTAACGACGGGGGGCCGATGCTCAGCCTTAGGGGCATCGACAACCGAAACTACTACCACCTGATGCCCGACAGCCCCCGCCATTACCTGGACTTCACCGGCACCGGCAACAGCGTGAAGCTGATGCACCCGCGGTCGCTGCAGCTGGTGGTCGACAGCCTGCGGTACTGGGTCACCGAGATGCACGTCGACGGCTTTCGGTTCGACCTGGCTACCGTCATGGGCCGGGACCACATGTCGTACGACCGCCTGGCGCCGTTCTTCAAGATCCTGCACCAGGACCCGGTCCTCTCGAAGACCAAGCTGATCGCCGAGCCGTGGGACCTCGGGACCGGCGGCTACCAGGTGGCGAACTTCCCCCAGGGCTGGTCCGAATGGAACGACCAGTACCGCAACTGCATCCGCCGCTTCTGGCGGGGCGACAACGGCCAGGTTCCCGAGCTGGCGTCCCGGCTGGCCGGCTCGTCCGACATGTACGAGTACAGCGGGCGGGGGACCGAGGCCAGCGTGAACTTCATCACCGCCCACGACGGGTTCACCCTTCACGACCTGGTCTCCTACGCCGAGAAGCACAACCTGGCGAACGGCGAGGACAACCGCGACGGCACGAACGACAACCACAGCAACAACTGGGGGGAGGAGGGGCCGACCAACTCCCCGAAGGTCCTGGAGGTCCGGGAGCGCATGAAGCGCAACTTCCTGGCGACGCTGGTGTTCTCCCAGGGAGTGCGCATGATGCTCGCGGGCGACGAGATGGGCCGCTCCCAGCAAGGCAACAACAACGCCTACTGCCAGGACAACGAGATCAGCTGGGTGAAGTGGGACCTGTCACCGGCCGAGAGGGACCTGCTGGAGTTCACCCGCCGCCTGCTTGAGATCTACCGGGCCAACCCGGTGCTGCGACGCCGGCGGTTCTTCTCGATGACCCGGCCGGCGGGGGAGCTGGAGAAGGACCTGACCTGGCTGCGCCCCGACGCTGCGGAGATGACCACCGACGACTGGCGCAACTCGCACAACCACGTTCTGGGAATGCTGATCCCGGCCCACGCCTCGGACGAGGTCGACGACCACGGCCGCCCGGCTCCGGGGGAGACCCTGCTGCTTCTGCTGAACGGGGGCAACCGCTCCCAGCACTTCGCTCTGCCGGAGATGTCGCAGGAGGGGACCTGGCTGGAGCTGCTCAACACCGCCAAGCCGGGGAGCCAGCTGAAGCGCCGGAGCGGGCTGAACCTGACCGCCCATTCGCTGATCCTGCTGGTGCACCGCACGCCGTAG